The proteins below come from a single Panulirus ornatus isolate Po-2019 chromosome 15, ASM3632096v1, whole genome shotgun sequence genomic window:
- the pn gene encoding exopolyphosphatase PRUNE1 isoform X2 yields the protein MSSIVEYLTATKKTLSVQGSSCPARLHVVLGNEACDLDSAVSALVYAFLLHSLLKEEEEQEEAEEGRTVVVVPVLNIPRRDYELRTEVTYWLDKHQIRREDLFFRDEVELTERHRADGLQLTLVDHNLLPAADAHLDPAVVNVLDHHKLERQSGSVSGCMVVEMVGSCCTLVAEKLRVQKPSLLDPVIASLLYGTIILDTVNLSEAAKRVTPKDVNIIQCLKPLVCPTVERDQLFQELTSAKTDVSGLTPEQLLRKDVKVATGKSLRVGVASLPMMVKEYLRRPSIDTCLSEHSIAQGYDVLVVMGYSIVGEMVIRDIAVFSGHEDLRSQLVPHLCEAQGGLLQLEAMDFGIDGCSAFQQRNAAASRKVVLPIVKDWLELALNNH from the exons ATGTCTTCGATTGTAGAATATCTTACTGCAACCAAAAAAACTC tgtctgtgcaggGATCTTCATGTCCAGCCAGACTCCACGTCGTCCTCGGGAACGAAGCCTGCGACCTGGACTCCGCCGTCAGTGCCCTTGTCTACGCCTTCCTGCTACATTCCCTACTGAag gaggaggaggaacaggaggaggcagaggagggtcggacggtggtggtggtgcccgtGTTGAACATCCCTCGTCGTGACTACGAACTCAGAACAGAAGTAACCTACTGGCTAGACAAGCATCAAATCAGACGAGAGGATCTCTTCTtcag AGATGAGGTGGAGCTGACGGAGCGCCACAGGGCGGATGGACTACAGCTGACACTGGTGGATCACAATCTGCTGCCAGCTGCTGACGCCCACCTCGACCCAGCTGTCGTCAACGTCCTTGATCACCACAAGCTTGAACGTCAGTCTGGTTCCG TGTCAGGTtgtatggtggtggagatggtggggtcGTGCTGTACGCTGGTGGCTGAGAAGTTGAGGGTGCAGAAACCCTCCTTGCTGGACCCCGTCATCGCCAGCCTACTGTATG GAACGATCATCTTGGACACAGTGAACCTGAGCGAGGCGGCCAAGAGAGTAACACCGAAGGATGTAAACATTATTCAATGTTTGAAGCCTCTGGTCTGCCCTACAGTGGAGAG GGACCAGCTCTTCCAGgagctgacttcggccaagacgGACGTGTCTGGTCTCACACCAGAACAGCTCCTGAGGAAGGACGTGAAGGTGGCTACAGGGAAGAGTCTCAGGGTCGGGGTGGCTTCCCTGCCTATGATGGTCAAG gaatacctccGACGGCCAAGCATAGACACGTGTTTATCAGAGCACAGTATCGCTCAGGGCTACGATGTGCTGGTCGTGATGGGCTACAGCATCGTGGGTGAGATGGTCATCAGGGACATCGCCGTATTCTCAGGTCACGAAGatctcaggtcacag ttggtccctcacctgtgtgagGCCCAGGGCGGGCTGCTACAGCTGGAGGCGATGGACTTTGGAATAGACGGGTGCTCGGCTTTCCAGCAGCGAAACGCTGCTGCTTCCAGGAAGGTGGTTCTCCCTATCGTAAAGGACTGGCTGGAATTAGCCCTCAACAACCACTGA
- the pn gene encoding exopolyphosphatase PRUNE1 isoform X1 has protein sequence MGAVNDRGAKEVVISDLVCVYVSVQGSSCPARLHVVLGNEACDLDSAVSALVYAFLLHSLLKEEEEQEEAEEGRTVVVVPVLNIPRRDYELRTEVTYWLDKHQIRREDLFFRDEVELTERHRADGLQLTLVDHNLLPAADAHLDPAVVNVLDHHKLERQSGSVSGCMVVEMVGSCCTLVAEKLRVQKPSLLDPVIASLLYGTIILDTVNLSEAAKRVTPKDVNIIQCLKPLVCPTVERDQLFQELTSAKTDVSGLTPEQLLRKDVKVATGKSLRVGVASLPMMVKEYLRRPSIDTCLSEHSIAQGYDVLVVMGYSIVGEMVIRDIAVFSGHEDLRSQLVPHLCEAQGGLLQLEAMDFGIDGCSAFQQRNAAASRKVVLPIVKDWLELALNNH, from the exons ATGGGGGCGGTTAATGATCGAGGTGCTAAAGAGGTGGTGATaagtgaccttgtgtgtgtgtatgtgtctgtgcaggGATCTTCATGTCCAGCCAGACTCCACGTCGTCCTCGGGAACGAAGCCTGCGACCTGGACTCCGCCGTCAGTGCCCTTGTCTACGCCTTCCTGCTACATTCCCTACTGAag gaggaggaggaacaggaggaggcagaggagggtcggacggtggtggtggtgcccgtGTTGAACATCCCTCGTCGTGACTACGAACTCAGAACAGAAGTAACCTACTGGCTAGACAAGCATCAAATCAGACGAGAGGATCTCTTCTtcag AGATGAGGTGGAGCTGACGGAGCGCCACAGGGCGGATGGACTACAGCTGACACTGGTGGATCACAATCTGCTGCCAGCTGCTGACGCCCACCTCGACCCAGCTGTCGTCAACGTCCTTGATCACCACAAGCTTGAACGTCAGTCTGGTTCCG TGTCAGGTtgtatggtggtggagatggtggggtcGTGCTGTACGCTGGTGGCTGAGAAGTTGAGGGTGCAGAAACCCTCCTTGCTGGACCCCGTCATCGCCAGCCTACTGTATG GAACGATCATCTTGGACACAGTGAACCTGAGCGAGGCGGCCAAGAGAGTAACACCGAAGGATGTAAACATTATTCAATGTTTGAAGCCTCTGGTCTGCCCTACAGTGGAGAG GGACCAGCTCTTCCAGgagctgacttcggccaagacgGACGTGTCTGGTCTCACACCAGAACAGCTCCTGAGGAAGGACGTGAAGGTGGCTACAGGGAAGAGTCTCAGGGTCGGGGTGGCTTCCCTGCCTATGATGGTCAAG gaatacctccGACGGCCAAGCATAGACACGTGTTTATCAGAGCACAGTATCGCTCAGGGCTACGATGTGCTGGTCGTGATGGGCTACAGCATCGTGGGTGAGATGGTCATCAGGGACATCGCCGTATTCTCAGGTCACGAAGatctcaggtcacag ttggtccctcacctgtgtgagGCCCAGGGCGGGCTGCTACAGCTGGAGGCGATGGACTTTGGAATAGACGGGTGCTCGGCTTTCCAGCAGCGAAACGCTGCTGCTTCCAGGAAGGTGGTTCTCCCTATCGTAAAGGACTGGCTGGAATTAGCCCTCAACAACCACTGA
- the pn gene encoding exopolyphosphatase PRUNE1 isoform X3, with amino-acid sequence MSSIVEYLTATKKTLGSSCPARLHVVLGNEACDLDSAVSALVYAFLLHSLLKEEEEQEEAEEGRTVVVVPVLNIPRRDYELRTEVTYWLDKHQIRREDLFFRDEVELTERHRADGLQLTLVDHNLLPAADAHLDPAVVNVLDHHKLERQSGSVSGCMVVEMVGSCCTLVAEKLRVQKPSLLDPVIASLLYGTIILDTVNLSEAAKRVTPKDVNIIQCLKPLVCPTVERDQLFQELTSAKTDVSGLTPEQLLRKDVKVATGKSLRVGVASLPMMVKEYLRRPSIDTCLSEHSIAQGYDVLVVMGYSIVGEMVIRDIAVFSGHEDLRSQLVPHLCEAQGGLLQLEAMDFGIDGCSAFQQRNAAASRKVVLPIVKDWLELALNNH; translated from the exons ATGTCTTCGATTGTAGAATATCTTACTGCAACCAAAAAAACTCTG gGATCTTCATGTCCAGCCAGACTCCACGTCGTCCTCGGGAACGAAGCCTGCGACCTGGACTCCGCCGTCAGTGCCCTTGTCTACGCCTTCCTGCTACATTCCCTACTGAag gaggaggaggaacaggaggaggcagaggagggtcggacggtggtggtggtgcccgtGTTGAACATCCCTCGTCGTGACTACGAACTCAGAACAGAAGTAACCTACTGGCTAGACAAGCATCAAATCAGACGAGAGGATCTCTTCTtcag AGATGAGGTGGAGCTGACGGAGCGCCACAGGGCGGATGGACTACAGCTGACACTGGTGGATCACAATCTGCTGCCAGCTGCTGACGCCCACCTCGACCCAGCTGTCGTCAACGTCCTTGATCACCACAAGCTTGAACGTCAGTCTGGTTCCG TGTCAGGTtgtatggtggtggagatggtggggtcGTGCTGTACGCTGGTGGCTGAGAAGTTGAGGGTGCAGAAACCCTCCTTGCTGGACCCCGTCATCGCCAGCCTACTGTATG GAACGATCATCTTGGACACAGTGAACCTGAGCGAGGCGGCCAAGAGAGTAACACCGAAGGATGTAAACATTATTCAATGTTTGAAGCCTCTGGTCTGCCCTACAGTGGAGAG GGACCAGCTCTTCCAGgagctgacttcggccaagacgGACGTGTCTGGTCTCACACCAGAACAGCTCCTGAGGAAGGACGTGAAGGTGGCTACAGGGAAGAGTCTCAGGGTCGGGGTGGCTTCCCTGCCTATGATGGTCAAG gaatacctccGACGGCCAAGCATAGACACGTGTTTATCAGAGCACAGTATCGCTCAGGGCTACGATGTGCTGGTCGTGATGGGCTACAGCATCGTGGGTGAGATGGTCATCAGGGACATCGCCGTATTCTCAGGTCACGAAGatctcaggtcacag ttggtccctcacctgtgtgagGCCCAGGGCGGGCTGCTACAGCTGGAGGCGATGGACTTTGGAATAGACGGGTGCTCGGCTTTCCAGCAGCGAAACGCTGCTGCTTCCAGGAAGGTGGTTCTCCCTATCGTAAAGGACTGGCTGGAATTAGCCCTCAACAACCACTGA